In Triticum urartu cultivar G1812 chromosome 6, Tu2.1, whole genome shotgun sequence, the following proteins share a genomic window:
- the LOC125514589 gene encoding probable F-box protein At4g22165 — translation MEACILIRSLRHLARHPTSLCSLIFRALADLMGLSPSVLSKFRGDAPPMENMVGKSPELPPDMLSSIFALLEIPDLVRAGSVCSSWRSVYTGLRRQLLKHKQRQTPCLLYHTSESTGENAACLYSLVEKRAYKLTLPDPPIRSRYLIGSSHGWLITSDERSELHLVNPITGEQIGLPSVITLEQVKPVFDDEGAIHKYELWKPRYTALAEFLGHEPSIYALDELRDHLYFKAYLFPDSQTGSYIVVLIHNPEYQISFARAGDCGWTFLPPGWNYQECIYKDGLLYAVTGTGAVDAFDLSGSTVTRTTVLGDMKHYICEHIYIVQAPWGDMLQVWREQPTVDGDAGSENIEETSKIFVYKIDMAAKKLVEINGLHGHVLFLGHSQTLCLSVEEYPQLKANCVYFTDDEEYISMYKNLHRDIGVLNLENSSREEIVPRIYCTWPNPIWIAPSLRMMHSGLM, via the coding sequence ATGGAGGCCTGTATCTTAATAAGGAGCTTACGGCATCTAGCTAGGCACCCGACGAGTTTGTGCTCTCTCATCTTCAGAGCTTTGGCTGATCTGATGGGACTTTCCCCCAGTGTACTCAGCAAATTCAGAGGAGACGCACCGCCCATGGAGAATATGGTGGGCAAATCGCCGGAGCTGCCACCGGATATGCTGTCGAGCATCTTTGCCCTCCTCGAGATCCCTGACCTCGTGCGCGCAGGCTCTGTCTGCTCCTCTTGGCGGTCGGTGTACACCGGACTACGCCGTCAGCTTCTGAAGCACAAACAGCGCCAGACGCCTTGCCTCCTCTACCACACCTCTGAATCTACTGGAGAGAATGCAGCTTGCCTCTACAGCCTTGTGGAAAAGAGGGCCTACAAATTAACCCTCCCTGATCCACCCATCCGCAGTAGGTATCTGATTGGCTCTTCGCATGGTTGGCTGATCACTTCCGATGAGAGGTCCGAGCTGCACCTTGTAAATCCAATCACTGGTGAACAGATTGGTCTCCCGTCAGTGATTACTCTTGAGCAAGTCAAGCCGGTCTTTGACGATGAAGGTGCTATTCATAAGTATGAGTTATGGAAGCCACGGTACACTGCACTTGCAGAATTCCTTGGTCACGAGCCCTCAATTTATGCTCTCGATGAGCTCCGTGACCACCTCTACTTCAAGGCATATTTGTTTCCTGATTCGCAAACAGGAAGCTACATTGTGGTCCTCATTCATAATCCAGAATATCAGATTTCATTTGCAAGGGCAGGGGACTGTGGGTGGACATTTCTACCACCGGGTTGGAACTATCAGGAATGCATCTACAAGGATGGTCTACTGTATGCAGTGACAGGAACTGGAGCAGTTGATGCTTTTGATCTCTCTGGTTCTACTGTCACAAGGACGACGGTTCTGGGTGACATGAAGCATTATATTTGTGAGCACATATACATTGTTCAGGCACCGTGGGGCGATATGCTGCAAGTTTGGAGGGAACAGCCCACTGTAGATGGTGATGCTGGTTCAGAGAACATAGAGGAAACCAGCAAAATATTTGTATATAAGATTGACATGGCAGCAAAAAAGCTTGTGGAAATAAATGGCTTGCATGGCCATGTGTTGTTTCTTGGGCATAGCCAGACACTGTGTCTCAGTGTGGAAGAATATCCGCAATTGAAAGCAAACTGTGTCTACTTCACTGACGATGAAGAATATATTTCGATGTATAAGAATCTTCATCGTGATATAGGCGTTCTAAATTTGGAAAACAGCAGCAGGGAAGAAATCGTGCCTCGGATTTATTGCACCTGGCCAAATCCCATATGGATTGCACCCAGTCTTAGAATGATGCACTCGGGATTGATGTAA